Proteins co-encoded in one Chrysemys picta bellii isolate R12L10 chromosome 13, ASM1138683v2, whole genome shotgun sequence genomic window:
- the HRH3 gene encoding histamine H3 receptor, whose protein sequence is MDSSLQDWPLNASAAGGKGAGDQLLGRFGATWTITLAVLMALLIVATVVGNALVLLAFVVDSSLRTQNNYFLLNLAISDFLVGAFCIPLYVPYVLTGRWAFGKSFCKLWLVIDYLLCTSSVFNIVLISYDRFLSVTRAVTYRAQQGNTKQAVLKMVVVWVLAFLLYGPAIISWEYVTGQSIIPDGECYAEFFYNWYFLMTASTLEFFTPFISVLFFNLSIYLNIQKRTKIRLDIFHEVQNQSFMEELEMSPEGKLSLKCCKWDQKEAAQTLDLPKCETQQAAASASQSVKDSQTSDSKSSGPYSGKSKSFNKRSYKHSASTMSLEKRMKMVSQSITQRFRLSRDKKVAKSLAVIVSIFGLCWAPYTLLMIIRAACHGHCIPDYWYETSFWLLWINSAVNPVLYPLCHYSFRRAFIKLLCPKKLKIQPHNSLQHCWK, encoded by the exons ATGGACAGCAGCCTGCAAGACTGGCCCCTCAACGCCTCGGCGGCTGGAGGCAAAGGAGCCGGCGACCAGCTGCTGGGCAGGTTCGGGGCCACGTGGACCATCACCTTGGCCGTGCTCATGGCTCTGCTGATCGTGGCCACCGTGGTTGGGAACGCGCTGGTCCTGCTGGCCTTCGTGGTGGACTCCAGCCTGCGGACCCAGAACAATTACTTCCTCCTCAACCTGGCCATCTCCGATTTCCTAGTAG GTGCCTTTTGCATTCCCTTGTATGTGCCCTATGTGCTGACAGGAAGATGGGCCTTTGGGAAAAGCTTCTGCAAGCTCTGGCTGGTAATTGATTATCTGCTCTGCACCTCTTCAGTCTTCAACATTGTACTGATTAGCTATGACAGATTCCTCTCTGTGACAAGAGCG GTCACATACCGAGCTCAGCAAGGTAATACCAAGCAAGCAGTACTGAAGATGGTAGTGGTGTGGGTCTTAGCTTTCCTGCTCTATGGACCTGCAATTATCAGCTGGGAATACGTAACAGGCCAGAGCATCATACCTGATGGGGAATGCTATGCTGAATTTTTCTACAACTGGTATTTTCTCATGACGGCCTCCACGCTGGAGTTTTTCACCCCCTTCATCAGTGTATTGTTTTTCAACTTGAGCATTTACCTGAACATTCAGAAACGCACCAAAATCCGCCTAGATATCTTCCACGAAGTACAGAACCAGTCATTCATGGAGGAGCTGGAAATGAGTCCGGAAGGAAAGCTTTCCCTGAAATGCTGTAAGTGGGACCAGAAAGAGGCAGCCCAAACCCTAGACCTTCCTAAATGTGAAACACAACAAGCAGCTGCCAGTGCCAGTCAGAGTGTGAAAGACTCACAGACATCAGACTCAAAGAGCTCCGGGCCCTATAGCGGGAAATCAAAGTCTTTCAACAAGAGGAGCTATAAACACTCAGCGTCTACAATGTCTTTAGAGAAACGGATGAAGATGGTCTCCCAGAGCATCACACAGCGTTTCAGGCTCTCCAGAGACAAGAAGGTGGCAAAATCACTGGCAGTTATAGTGAGCATTTTTGGGCTTTGCTGGGCACCATACACCCTCCTCATGATCATCCGAGCTGCTTGCCATGGCCACTGCATCCCTGATTACTGGTATGAGACTTCCTTCTGGCTCTTGTGGATCAACTCTGCCGTTAACCCTGTCCTGTATCCCCTCTGCCACTACAGTTTTAGAAGAGCTTTCATTAAACTCCTGTGCCCCAAGAAGTTAAAGATCCAACCTCACAATTCCCTCCAACACTGCTGGAAGTGA